From Corynebacterium frankenforstense DSM 45800, the proteins below share one genomic window:
- the rpsQ gene encoding 30S ribosomal protein S17, whose translation MTENAENVTLEKTAQKRRMGYVVSDKMQKTIVVEVEDRKQHALYGKIMRTSSRVKAHDENEEAGVGDRVLIEETRPLSKNKHFRLVEILEKAK comes from the coding sequence ATGACCGAGAACGCTGAGAACGTGACCCTGGAGAAGACCGCGCAGAAGCGCCGCATGGGCTACGTGGTCTCCGACAAGATGCAGAAGACCATCGTCGTCGAGGTCGAGGACCGCAAGCAGCACGCCCTCTACGGCAAGATCATGCGCACCTCTTCGCGCGTGAAGGCCCACGACGAGAACGAGGAAGCCGGCGTCGGCGACCGCGTCCTCATCGAGGAGACCCGTCCGCTGTCGAAGAACAAGCACTTCCGCCTCGTCGAGATCCTCGAGAAGGCCAAGTAG
- the rplC gene encoding 50S ribosomal protein L3 encodes MSENEIKGILGTKLGMTQVFDEENRVVPVTVVEAGPCVVTQIRTTETDGYNAIQIAYGEIDPRKVNKPQTGHFTKAGVTPRRHLTEIRMDDVSAYEVGQDVTVEVFDGIDFVDVTGTSKGKGFAGGMKRHGFAGQGAAHGNQAAHRRVGGIGACATPGRIFKGKRMAGRMGNDRVTTQNLKVQKIDADANLLLIKGAIPGVRGGIVTVKTAVKGGAHA; translated from the coding sequence ATGAGTGAAAACGAGATCAAGGGCATTCTGGGCACCAAGCTCGGCATGACCCAGGTCTTCGACGAGGAGAACCGGGTCGTTCCGGTCACCGTCGTCGAGGCCGGGCCGTGCGTGGTCACCCAGATCCGTACCACCGAGACCGACGGCTACAACGCCATCCAGATCGCCTACGGCGAGATCGACCCCCGCAAGGTGAACAAGCCGCAGACCGGCCACTTCACCAAGGCGGGCGTCACCCCGCGGCGCCACCTGACGGAGATCCGCATGGACGACGTCTCCGCCTACGAGGTCGGCCAGGACGTCACCGTCGAGGTCTTCGACGGCATCGACTTCGTCGACGTCACCGGCACCTCCAAGGGCAAGGGCTTCGCCGGCGGCATGAAGCGCCACGGCTTCGCCGGCCAGGGTGCCGCCCACGGTAACCAGGCCGCCCACCGCCGCGTCGGCGGCATCGGCGCCTGCGCCACCCCGGGTCGCATCTTCAAGGGCAAGCGCATGGCGGGCCGCATGGGTAATGACCGCGTCACCACCCAGAACCTCAAGGTTCAGAAGATTGACGCCGATGCCAACCTGCTGCTCATCAAGGGGGCCATCCCCGGCGTGCGCGGCGGCATCGTGACCGTTAAGACCGCAGTGAAGGGCGGTGCTCACGCATGA
- the rpsJ gene encoding 30S ribosomal protein S10, with amino-acid sequence MAGQKIRIRLKAYDHEAIDASARKIVETVTRTGARVVGPVPLPTEKNVYAVIRSPHKYKDSREHFEMRTHKRLIDILDPTPKTVDALMRIDLPASVDVNIQ; translated from the coding sequence GTGGCGGGACAGAAGATCCGCATTCGGCTCAAGGCCTACGACCACGAGGCGATCGACGCGTCTGCGCGCAAGATCGTCGAGACCGTGACCCGTACCGGCGCACGCGTCGTCGGGCCTGTGCCACTGCCCACCGAAAAGAACGTGTACGCCGTTATTCGTTCTCCCCACAAGTACAAGGACTCTCGCGAGCACTTCGAGATGCGCACCCACAAGCGCCTCATCGACATCCTCGACCCGACGCCGAAGACCGTCGACGCGCTCATGCGCATCGACCTTCCGGCCAGTGTCGACGTGAACATCCAGTGA
- the rplP gene encoding 50S ribosomal protein L16, whose translation MLIPKRVKYRRQHRPGRSGLSKGGNRITFGDYAIQALEPAYITNRQIEAGRIAINRHIKRGGKVWINIFPDRPLTQKPLGVRMGSGKGPVEKWIANVKPGRILFEMSYPNEATAIEALRRAAQKLPCKVRIIKKEDQF comes from the coding sequence ATGCTTATCCCGAAGCGCGTGAAGTACCGCCGCCAGCACCGTCCGGGTCGTTCCGGGCTGTCCAAGGGCGGTAACCGCATCACCTTCGGTGACTACGCCATCCAGGCTCTCGAGCCGGCGTACATCACCAACCGTCAGATCGAGGCGGGCCGTATCGCGATCAACCGCCACATCAAGCGCGGCGGCAAGGTCTGGATCAACATCTTCCCGGACCGTCCGCTGACCCAGAAGCCGCTCGGTGTGCGCATGGGTTCCGGTAAGGGCCCCGTCGAGAAGTGGATCGCCAACGTCAAGCCGGGCCGCATCCTCTTCGAGATGAGCTACCCGAACGAGGCCACCGCCATCGAGGCTCTGCGCCGTGCCGCGCAGAAGCTCCCGTGCAAGGTGCGCATCATCAAGAAGGAGGACCAGTTCTGA
- the rpmC gene encoding 50S ribosomal protein L29: protein MATGTPAHEFRALNAEELTERLSEAKEELFNLRFQAATGQLTNNNRLRTVKRDIARIYTVIRERELGLSVVPGDEEAEG, encoded by the coding sequence ATGGCTACCGGTACCCCCGCCCACGAGTTCCGCGCGCTGAACGCCGAGGAGCTCACCGAGCGTCTGTCCGAGGCCAAGGAGGAGCTGTTCAACCTCCGCTTCCAGGCCGCCACCGGGCAGCTGACCAACAACAACCGTCTGCGCACCGTCAAGCGCGACATCGCCCGCATCTACACGGTCATCCGTGAGCGTGAGCTGGGCCTGTCCGTGGTTCCGGGTGACGAGGAGGCTGAAGGCTAA
- the rplV gene encoding 50S ribosomal protein L22 produces MSETITSARATARYVRVTPMKARRVIDLVRGKSVSEALAILKYAPQGAAKPVAKVVASAAANAENNFGLDPRSLVISEAFADEGPTMRRFQPRAQGRAFMIRKRTSHITVVVESQKEGAK; encoded by the coding sequence ATGAGTGAAACCATCACCTCCGCCCGCGCGACCGCGCGCTACGTCCGCGTCACCCCGATGAAGGCCCGTCGCGTCATCGACCTCGTCCGCGGCAAGTCCGTGTCCGAGGCCCTCGCGATCCTGAAGTACGCCCCGCAGGGTGCCGCGAAGCCGGTGGCCAAGGTCGTCGCCTCCGCCGCCGCCAACGCCGAGAACAACTTCGGCCTGGACCCGCGCTCGCTGGTCATCTCCGAGGCTTTTGCCGACGAGGGCCCGACCATGCGCCGGTTCCAGCCGCGCGCCCAGGGACGCGCGTTCATGATCCGCAAGCGCACCAGCCACATCACCGTGGTTGTCGAGAGCCAGAAGGAAGGGGCCAAGTAG
- the rplW gene encoding 50S ribosomal protein L23 — protein MAKTVNPRDIIIAPVVSEKSYGLMEQGTYTFFVRPDAHKTQIRQAVEEIFGVKVASVNTVNREGKRKRTRTGFGRRKATKRAYVTLREGSDSIDIFGGATA, from the coding sequence ATGGCCAAGACCGTCAACCCCCGCGACATCATCATCGCCCCGGTCGTCTCCGAGAAGTCCTACGGTCTCATGGAGCAGGGCACCTACACGTTCTTCGTGCGCCCCGACGCCCACAAGACCCAGATCCGCCAGGCCGTCGAGGAGATCTTCGGCGTCAAGGTGGCCTCGGTGAACACCGTCAACCGCGAGGGCAAGCGTAAGCGCACCCGCACCGGGTTCGGCCGCCGCAAGGCGACCAAGCGCGCCTACGTCACCCTCCGCGAGGGCAGCGACTCCATCGACATCTTCGGCGGCGCGACCGCGTAA
- the rplD gene encoding 50S ribosomal protein L4, producing the protein MTNLTLDVQTAAGGTDGQVELPAEIFDREVSTALLHQVVTAQLAAKRQGTHATKTRGMVRGGGRKPYRQKGTGRARQGSTRAPQFTGGGTVHGPQPRDYAQRTPKKMKAAALNGALSNRAAGDRIHVIDELVPGQKPSTKSARAFIERITDRKQVLLVVGREDLNARRSANNLPNVNVLVPEQLNTYDVLNSDDVVFSVAALHTFINRVTGADKEESK; encoded by the coding sequence ATGACCAACCTGACTCTGGACGTCCAGACCGCCGCGGGCGGCACCGACGGCCAGGTGGAGCTGCCGGCGGAGATCTTCGACCGTGAGGTCTCCACGGCTCTGCTGCACCAGGTCGTGACCGCGCAGCTCGCCGCGAAGCGACAGGGCACCCACGCCACCAAGACCCGCGGCATGGTCCGCGGCGGTGGCCGCAAGCCCTACCGTCAGAAGGGCACCGGCCGCGCCCGTCAGGGCTCGACCCGTGCGCCGCAGTTCACCGGCGGCGGCACCGTCCACGGCCCGCAGCCGCGTGACTACGCCCAGCGGACCCCGAAGAAGATGAAGGCCGCCGCCCTGAACGGCGCCCTCTCCAACCGGGCCGCCGGCGACCGTATCCACGTCATCGACGAGCTGGTCCCGGGCCAGAAGCCCTCGACCAAGTCGGCGCGTGCGTTCATCGAGCGCATCACCGACCGCAAGCAGGTGCTGCTCGTCGTCGGCCGTGAGGACCTCAACGCCCGTCGCAGCGCCAACAACCTGCCGAACGTGAACGTCCTCGTCCCGGAGCAGCTGAACACCTACGACGTGCTCAACTCCGACGACGTCGTGTTCTCGGTCGCCGCGCTGCACACCTTCATCAACCGCGTCACCGGCGCGGACAAGGAGGAGAGCAAGTAA
- a CDS encoding efflux RND transporter periplasmic adaptor subunit, translating to MKLRFPEKRRGLWIAGAVLLALVLIALIAGFALAATGPSRSMSAEDFTEVEPGDLESRVAVTGRVEPAETTNVTTRVTANVASLHVGLGDQVQEGQVVAEMDTTEMQRQLDSLRGQLADAEASGAEQISQAESAYAAAQAGGAGGLATGTADMTGGTGEEDAAGGDADAAGADPQSAAAAVGQARQGLASTRRQLQNQISALQEDIYAATLRAPSNGVVVSVDAKEGAPAQGPVVTVGDPARLVVRATVNEADAGRIHTGDEVALTTPATGDRELKGTVAKISPVAEPVPAEAAAAGAQPKPTYPVEIEISGTPEGLPVGATAKARVLTDKAQGVLSVPRDAVFDTAEGSPAVLVLAEGEGGQRRIEKRAVTPGLVTDFQVEVTGGPLRRGDLVVNRAADYRDAVGETVAVEEPADQPGEGQ from the coding sequence GTGAAATTGAGATTCCCCGAGAAGCGGCGCGGCCTCTGGATCGCCGGCGCCGTCCTGCTGGCCCTCGTCCTCATCGCCCTGATCGCCGGTTTCGCGCTGGCGGCCACGGGCCCGTCGCGCTCGATGAGCGCCGAGGACTTCACGGAGGTCGAACCGGGCGACCTGGAGAGCCGCGTCGCGGTCACCGGGCGCGTCGAGCCGGCCGAGACCACCAACGTCACCACCCGCGTGACCGCCAACGTCGCGAGCCTGCACGTCGGCCTCGGCGACCAGGTCCAGGAGGGCCAGGTCGTCGCCGAGATGGACACCACCGAGATGCAGCGCCAGCTCGACTCCCTGCGGGGCCAGCTGGCCGACGCCGAGGCCAGCGGCGCTGAGCAGATCAGCCAGGCCGAGAGCGCCTACGCAGCGGCCCAGGCCGGGGGCGCCGGCGGCCTCGCCACCGGCACCGCGGACATGACCGGCGGCACCGGGGAAGAGGACGCCGCCGGCGGGGACGCCGACGCGGCCGGGGCCGACCCGCAGAGCGCGGCCGCCGCCGTCGGCCAGGCCCGCCAGGGTCTCGCCTCCACGCGGCGTCAGCTGCAGAACCAGATCTCCGCGCTGCAGGAGGACATCTACGCCGCCACGCTGCGCGCGCCGTCCAACGGCGTCGTCGTCTCCGTGGACGCCAAGGAGGGCGCCCCCGCCCAGGGCCCCGTGGTCACCGTCGGTGACCCGGCCCGCCTGGTGGTGCGCGCCACCGTCAACGAGGCCGACGCCGGCCGCATCCACACCGGCGACGAGGTCGCCCTGACCACCCCGGCCACGGGCGACAGGGAGCTCAAGGGCACCGTCGCCAAGATCTCCCCGGTCGCCGAGCCCGTGCCCGCCGAGGCGGCGGCCGCCGGCGCCCAGCCGAAGCCCACCTACCCGGTGGAGATCGAGATCTCCGGCACCCCCGAGGGCCTGCCCGTCGGCGCCACCGCCAAGGCCCGCGTGCTCACCGACAAGGCGCAGGGCGTCCTCAGCGTGCCGCGCGACGCGGTCTTCGACACCGCCGAGGGCAGCCCGGCCGTGCTCGTGCTCGCCGAGGGCGAGGGCGGCCAGCGCCGCATCGAGAAGCGCGCCGTGACCCCGGGCCTGGTCACCGACTTCCAGGTGGAGGTCACCGGCGGCCCGCTGCGCCGCGGCGACCTCGTGGTCAACCGCGCCGCCGACTACCGCGACGCCGTCGGCGAGACCGTCGCCGTCGAGGAGCCCGCCGATCAGCCGGGGGAGGGGCAGTGA
- the rpsS gene encoding 30S ribosomal protein S19, with translation MPRSLKKGPFVDEHLLNKVDAQNDKGTKQVIKTWSRRSTILPDFIGHTFAVHDGRKHVPVFVDESMVGHKLGEFAPTRTFRGHQKDDKKGRR, from the coding sequence ATGCCACGCAGCCTGAAGAAGGGGCCGTTCGTCGATGAGCACCTCCTCAACAAGGTGGACGCTCAGAACGACAAGGGCACGAAGCAGGTCATCAAGACCTGGTCGCGCCGTTCGACCATCCTGCCCGACTTCATCGGCCACACCTTCGCCGTCCACGACGGCCGGAAGCACGTGCCGGTGTTCGTCGACGAGTCCATGGTCGGCCACAAGCTGGGCGAGTTCGCCCCGACCAGGACCTTCCGCGGTCACCAGAAGGACGACAAGAAGGGACGTCGATAA
- the rplB gene encoding 50S ribosomal protein L2: MAIRKYKPTTPGRRASSVSKFDEITRSKPEKSLLRPLSKTGGRNVHGHITTRHKGGGHKRQYRVIDFRRADKDGVPAKVAHIEYDPNRTANIALLHYFDGEKRYIIAPKGLKQGTVVEAGPESDIKVGNNLPLRNIPTGTTVHAVELKPGAGAKLARSAGASIQLLGKEGNYAVLRMPSSEIRRVDIRCRATVGEVGNAEQINIRWGKAGRMRWKGVRPTVRGVVMNPVDHPHGGGEGRTSGGRHPVSPWGQKEGRTRNPNRYSNNMIVRRRRSRSNKR, translated from the coding sequence ATGGCTATTCGCAAGTACAAGCCGACAACTCCGGGTCGCCGCGCCAGCTCCGTCTCCAAGTTCGACGAGATCACTCGTTCGAAGCCGGAGAAGAGCCTGCTGCGCCCGCTGAGCAAGACCGGCGGCCGTAACGTCCACGGCCACATCACCACCCGCCACAAGGGCGGCGGACACAAGCGTCAGTACCGTGTCATCGACTTCCGTCGCGCCGACAAGGACGGCGTGCCGGCCAAGGTCGCGCACATCGAGTACGACCCGAACCGCACCGCGAACATCGCGCTGCTGCACTACTTCGACGGCGAGAAGCGCTACATCATCGCCCCGAAGGGCCTGAAGCAGGGCACCGTCGTGGAGGCCGGCCCGGAGTCGGACATCAAGGTGGGCAACAACCTGCCGCTGCGCAACATCCCGACCGGTACCACCGTCCACGCGGTGGAGCTGAAGCCGGGCGCCGGCGCCAAGCTGGCCCGCTCGGCCGGCGCCTCGATCCAGCTGCTGGGTAAGGAAGGCAACTACGCCGTCCTGCGTATGCCCTCCAGCGAGATCCGTCGCGTCGACATCCGCTGCCGCGCCACCGTCGGCGAGGTCGGCAACGCCGAGCAGATCAACATCCGCTGGGGCAAGGCCGGCCGCATGCGCTGGAAGGGCGTGCGCCCGACCGTCCGCGGTGTCGTCATGAACCCGGTCGACCACCCGCACGGTGGTGGTGAGGGTCGTACCTCGGGCGGCCGCCACCCGGTCAGCCCGTGGGGCCAGAAGGAAGGCCGCACCCGCAACCCGAACCGCTACTCCAACAACATGATCGTGCGTCGTCGCCGGTCGCGTTCCAACAAGCGATAA
- the rpsC gene encoding 30S ribosomal protein S3 gives MGQKIHPHGLRLGITSDWKTHWYADKKEYKNYVAEDIKIREFLSHGLERAGIADVVIERTRDRVRVDIHTARPGIVIGRRGSEADRIRRALEKLTGKQVALNILEVKNIDANAALVAQNIADQLAGRVAFRRAMRKAIQSAMRQPQVKGIKIQCSGRLGGAEMSRTERYHEGRVPLHTLRAEIDYGLREAHTTFGRIGVKVWIYKGDVVGGRRESDLAAPSNDRRGGRGGRGRPRRGGQRRPRAEKKQED, from the coding sequence GTGGGCCAGAAGATTCACCCCCACGGCCTCCGGCTGGGTATCACTTCCGACTGGAAGACCCACTGGTACGCCGACAAGAAGGAATACAAGAACTACGTCGCCGAGGACATCAAGATCCGCGAGTTCCTGTCCCACGGGCTGGAGCGCGCCGGCATCGCCGACGTCGTGATCGAGCGCACCCGTGACCGTGTGCGCGTCGACATCCACACCGCCCGGCCGGGCATCGTCATCGGCCGCCGCGGCTCGGAGGCCGACCGCATCCGCCGCGCGCTGGAGAAGCTCACCGGCAAGCAGGTCGCGCTGAACATCCTCGAGGTCAAGAACATCGACGCCAACGCTGCCCTGGTCGCGCAGAACATCGCCGACCAGCTCGCCGGCCGCGTCGCGTTCCGCCGCGCCATGCGCAAGGCCATTCAGTCGGCCATGCGTCAGCCGCAGGTGAAGGGCATCAAGATCCAGTGCTCCGGCCGTCTGGGCGGTGCCGAGATGTCCCGCACCGAGCGCTACCACGAGGGTCGTGTGCCGCTGCACACGCTCCGCGCCGAGATCGACTACGGCCTGCGTGAGGCCCACACCACCTTCGGGCGCATCGGCGTCAAGGTGTGGATCTACAAGGGCGACGTCGTCGGTGGCCGTCGCGAGAGCGACCTGGCCGCGCCGTCGAACGACCGTCGCGGTGGCCGTGGCGGCCGTGGCCGTCCGCGCCGCGGTGGCCAGCGCCGTCCCCGCGCCGAGAAGAAGCAGGAGGACTAA